The Listeria monocytogenes genome window below encodes:
- a CDS encoding NAD kinase, with amino-acid sequence MAKTIFYFSYRKTEELHAKAKELKKITTDYGYELTDDYQKANVIISIGGDGAFLKSVRETGFRQDCLYAGIALTEQLGQYCDFHINQLDEIIKAAIEDRWLVRRYPTIYGTVNNTKAFYVLNEFNIRSSIIRTLTMDLYINDSHFETFRGDGMVISTPTGSTAYNKSVNGSIVDPLLPSMQVSELASINNNKFRTLGSSFILSPKRKLRIEIASEEGNNEFPMIGMDSEALSIQHVHEVNLEVGDCFINIIKLPKNSFWDKVKRNFL; translated from the coding sequence ATGGCAAAAACTATTTTTTATTTTTCCTATCGAAAAACAGAAGAACTACATGCAAAAGCAAAAGAATTGAAGAAAATTACGACTGATTATGGATATGAATTAACTGATGACTATCAAAAAGCAAACGTTATTATCAGCATTGGTGGTGATGGTGCTTTTCTTAAATCTGTAAGAGAAACTGGCTTCCGTCAAGATTGTTTATATGCAGGGATTGCGCTAACAGAGCAACTAGGTCAATACTGTGACTTCCATATTAATCAATTGGATGAAATCATCAAGGCAGCCATTGAAGATCGTTGGTTAGTACGTCGTTACCCAACTATTTATGGAACAGTGAATAATACCAAAGCATTTTATGTGCTAAATGAATTTAACATTCGTTCTTCTATCATTAGAACACTTACGATGGATCTTTATATTAATGATTCTCACTTCGAAACTTTCCGCGGCGACGGAATGGTTATCTCTACACCAACTGGAAGTACTGCTTATAATAAATCAGTGAACGGTTCTATCGTGGACCCACTTCTTCCATCTATGCAAGTAAGTGAACTAGCTTCTATTAACAACAATAAATTCCGTACGCTAGGTTCATCGTTCATCCTTAGTCCAAAACGCAAACTACGTATTGAAATTGCGTCTGAAGAAGGAAATAACGAATTCCCAATGATTGGAATGGACAGCGAAGCACTTAGTATCCAACACGTGCATGAAGTTAATTTAGAAGTAGGCGATTGTTTCATCAATATTATTAAACTACCTAAAAATTCTTTCTGGGATAAAGTGAAACGTAATTTCTTATAA
- a CDS encoding RDD family protein, which yields MANENIAFENKRQVYHYEPPIQKEEAIPKQYFAGFWIRFLAYLVDLVVIAALKEIMINPIFRVSGMGMDGSFFTFYWVMTTIIFLAYFILLTKFFGQTLGKMLFGLRVVKLDGTKLTWLTVLFREGAMRFVLKTIWPLYVVCAFTPNKQGIADFFESTSVVHMGYLELDEKWVNGAKK from the coding sequence ATGGCGAATGAAAATATTGCTTTTGAAAACAAACGCCAAGTCTATCATTATGAACCACCAATTCAGAAAGAAGAAGCCATTCCTAAACAGTACTTTGCTGGCTTTTGGATTCGGTTTTTAGCTTATTTAGTCGATTTAGTTGTTATCGCGGCCTTGAAGGAGATTATGATTAATCCGATCTTCCGCGTTTCTGGAATGGGGATGGATGGCAGTTTCTTCACGTTTTATTGGGTGATGACAACGATTATCTTTCTAGCTTACTTTATTTTGCTTACGAAGTTTTTCGGACAAACGCTTGGTAAAATGTTATTTGGTCTTCGCGTAGTGAAACTTGATGGCACAAAATTAACTTGGTTAACCGTTTTATTTCGAGAAGGTGCGATGCGTTTTGTCTTAAAAACCATTTGGCCGTTATACGTCGTTTGTGCTTTTACACCAAACAAACAAGGCATTGCGGACTTCTTTGAATCTACCTCCGTCGTCCATATGGGCTACTTAGAACTAGATGAAAAATGGGTAAATGGAGCAAAAAAATAG
- the tpx gene encoding thiol peroxidase gives MTQVTFKHNPVTLVGTERKVGDKAPNFTVVNRDLEEVTLHDYDGKVRLISVVPSIDTSVCSTQTRKFNEEASNLDNTVVLTISVDLPFAQKKWCAAEGLPNAITLSDHRDLSFGEAYGVIMKELRLLARSVFVVNAAGEIVYTEVVPEGSDHPNYEAAIEAAKKA, from the coding sequence ATGACTCAAGTAACATTTAAACATAATCCAGTTACACTCGTAGGTACCGAAAGAAAAGTAGGCGACAAAGCGCCGAACTTCACCGTGGTGAATAGAGATTTAGAAGAAGTAACATTGCACGATTATGACGGGAAAGTGAGACTTATCAGCGTCGTTCCTTCCATTGATACAAGTGTTTGTTCCACACAAACGCGTAAATTTAATGAAGAAGCAAGCAATTTAGATAATACAGTTGTCTTAACTATTTCCGTTGATTTACCATTTGCTCAAAAGAAATGGTGTGCAGCAGAAGGTTTACCAAATGCGATTACATTATCTGATCACCGCGATCTTTCTTTTGGCGAAGCATACGGTGTAATCATGAAAGAACTTCGCTTACTAGCGCGTTCTGTTTTCGTGGTAAATGCAGCAGGAGAAATCGTTTACACGGAAGTAGTTCCAGAAGGTAGCGACCATCCAAATTACGAAGCAGCAATAGAAGCAGCAAAAAAAGCCTAA
- the sppA gene encoding signal peptide peptidase SppA has translation MNAKRWVALGIVFALLIVSALAKFTSSQIASMEESSPTFVESLFADTGELTETVIEEGGDDTIAVLSVDGTIQDTGDSGSLLGGGGYDHSFFMQQLEQVRNDDYIQGVLLYVNSPGGGVMESAQIRDKILQIQKERNIPFYVSMGSMAASGGYYISAPADKIFASKETLTGSLGVIMQGYDYSELMKKLGVSDNTIKSGEYKDIMSGTRPMTEDEKKIMQSMIDDSYNEFVKVVAKGRGMSAEEVRKIADGRIYDGRQAKENGLIDEFGYQEDALEALKKEQGLADATVIQYDAPEDFSSLFSVAAQKISGQNADISQLIKLTGTLKAPRMMYLYGE, from the coding sequence ATGAATGCTAAAAGATGGGTTGCACTAGGGATTGTTTTTGCACTTTTAATAGTTAGTGCGTTAGCAAAGTTTACTTCAAGTCAAATTGCTTCAATGGAAGAGAGTAGTCCGACATTTGTCGAAAGTCTATTCGCGGATACCGGCGAACTAACCGAAACAGTCATTGAAGAAGGTGGGGATGATACAATTGCTGTATTATCTGTAGATGGTACTATTCAAGATACGGGAGATTCTGGTTCTTTACTTGGAGGCGGGGGCTATGATCATTCATTTTTCATGCAACAATTAGAACAAGTGAGAAATGATGACTATATCCAAGGCGTACTGCTGTATGTTAATTCACCAGGTGGTGGTGTTATGGAGTCTGCGCAAATTCGTGATAAAATTCTACAAATTCAAAAAGAACGCAATATTCCATTCTATGTTTCCATGGGGAGTATGGCAGCATCAGGTGGATATTATATTTCCGCACCAGCCGACAAAATTTTCGCAAGTAAAGAAACATTGACTGGTTCACTTGGGGTTATTATGCAAGGGTATGACTATAGTGAACTCATGAAAAAATTAGGTGTTTCAGATAATACTATTAAAAGCGGCGAATATAAAGACATTATGAGCGGGACAAGACCAATGACGGAAGACGAGAAGAAAATTATGCAGTCAATGATTGATGATTCTTACAATGAGTTCGTTAAAGTCGTCGCAAAAGGCCGTGGAATGTCCGCAGAAGAAGTACGAAAAATTGCAGATGGACGCATATACGACGGTCGCCAAGCAAAAGAGAACGGGTTGATTGATGAGTTTGGTTATCAAGAAGATGCCCTAGAAGCTTTGAAAAAAGAACAAGGGTTAGCTGATGCGACAGTCATTCAATATGATGCACCAGAAGACTTTAGCTCGTTATTCTCTGTAGCTGCACAAAAAATCTCTGGTCAAAATGCAGATATTTCCCAACTAATCAAATTAACTGGCACGCTTAAAGCGCCAAGAATGATGTATTTATATGGAGAATAA
- a CDS encoding acetate kinase, translating to MEKTIAINAGSSSLKFQLYDMPSERVITAGIVERIGLKDSIFTITVDGEKIKEVIDIPDHEIAVQMLLEKLINHKVIGSYDEITGIGHRVVHGGERFPESVYIDDQVIKDIEALSELAPLHNPANVTGIKAFRKILPDVVSVAVFDTAFHQTMPPASYLYSLPYSYYEDYGIRKYGFHGTSHKYVSERAAELLGRPVEELRLLTCHLGNGASIAAIEGGKSMDTSMGFTPLAGVSMGTRSGNIDPALIPFIMEKTGKTAEQVLDVLNKESGMLGVSGISSDLRDLEDEAAKGNDRAELALQVFVDRIHKYIGSYAARMNGVDAIIFTAGIGENSSYIREKVLRGLEFMGVYWDPALNQVRGEERFLNYPHSPVKVIIIPTNEELMIARDVETIKNNR from the coding sequence ATGGAAAAAACGATTGCAATTAACGCCGGAAGTTCTTCACTGAAATTCCAATTATATGATATGCCATCTGAACGTGTTATCACAGCTGGGATTGTAGAAAGAATTGGTTTGAAAGACTCTATTTTTACAATTACAGTAGACGGAGAAAAAATCAAAGAAGTTATTGATATTCCTGACCATGAAATTGCTGTTCAAATGCTACTTGAAAAATTAATTAATCACAAAGTTATCGGTTCTTACGATGAAATCACTGGAATTGGTCACCGTGTTGTTCATGGTGGAGAAAGATTCCCTGAATCCGTTTATATTGATGACCAAGTAATTAAAGATATTGAAGCTTTATCTGAACTTGCGCCGCTTCACAACCCAGCGAACGTTACTGGTATTAAAGCATTCCGCAAAATTTTACCTGATGTTGTTTCGGTAGCTGTTTTTGATACAGCTTTCCACCAAACAATGCCGCCAGCAAGCTATCTTTACAGCTTGCCATATAGCTACTATGAAGACTACGGTATCCGTAAATACGGTTTCCATGGTACAAGTCACAAATATGTATCCGAACGCGCTGCAGAACTTCTAGGACGTCCTGTGGAAGAGTTGCGTTTACTTACTTGTCACCTTGGTAATGGTGCTAGTATCGCTGCAATTGAAGGCGGAAAATCAATGGATACTTCCATGGGATTCACGCCACTAGCGGGTGTTTCTATGGGAACTCGTTCTGGTAACATTGACCCAGCGCTTATTCCTTTCATCATGGAAAAAACTGGTAAAACAGCAGAACAAGTACTTGATGTGTTAAACAAAGAATCCGGTATGCTTGGCGTATCTGGTATTTCAAGCGATCTTCGTGATCTAGAAGATGAAGCAGCAAAAGGAAACGACCGCGCAGAACTTGCACTTCAAGTTTTCGTTGACCGCATCCATAAATACATTGGTTCTTATGCAGCTCGTATGAACGGTGTAGATGCTATTATCTTCACAGCTGGTATCGGTGAAAATAGTTCATACATCCGTGAAAAAGTACTTCGTGGACTTGAATTCATGGGCGTATATTGGGATCCAGCACTTAACCAAGTGCGCGGAGAAGAAAGATTCCTTAACTACCCACATTCCCCAGTAAAAGTTATCATCATTCCTACGAACGAAGAATTAATGATTGCTCGTGATGTAGAAACAATTAAAAATAATCGCTAA
- a CDS encoding class I SAM-dependent methyltransferase, which produces MANEATQELFQVLDNTAIILQNELEISYLEAVYETGENLFQKEVLQKEELSSETQLKLQASYESIELENFSNEEIRKGLQLALLKGMKHGIQVNHQMTPDSIGFIVAYLLEKVIQKKKNVSILDPACGTANLLTTVINQLELRGDVDVHASGVDVDDLLISLALVGADLQRQKMTLLHQDGLANLLVDPVDVVISDLPVGYYPDDENAKTFELCREEGHSFAHFLFIEQGMRYTKPGGYLFFLVPDAMFGTSDFAKVDKFIKKNGHIEGIIKLPETLFKSEQARKSILILQKADEDVKPPKEVLLANLSSLTDPSVTAPILAEIENWFKRKQ; this is translated from the coding sequence TTGGCAAATGAAGCAACGCAAGAATTATTTCAAGTGCTTGATAATACAGCTATTATCTTGCAAAATGAGCTTGAAATAAGCTATTTGGAAGCGGTTTATGAAACAGGAGAAAATCTGTTTCAAAAAGAAGTTTTACAAAAAGAAGAGTTGTCTTCTGAAACACAATTGAAATTACAAGCGTCTTACGAAAGTATCGAACTTGAGAATTTCTCAAATGAAGAAATCCGCAAAGGTCTTCAATTAGCACTACTAAAAGGCATGAAACATGGTATTCAAGTGAACCATCAAATGACGCCAGATTCCATTGGTTTTATAGTGGCATATTTGCTTGAAAAAGTAATTCAAAAGAAGAAAAATGTTTCTATTTTGGATCCAGCCTGTGGCACTGCAAATCTTTTAACAACAGTGATTAATCAACTAGAATTAAGAGGTGATGTAGACGTTCATGCAAGTGGTGTAGACGTAGATGATTTGCTTATTTCGCTTGCATTAGTAGGAGCGGATTTACAACGACAAAAAATGACTTTATTGCATCAAGATGGTCTGGCTAATTTATTAGTTGATCCCGTAGATGTCGTAATTAGTGATTTGCCAGTTGGGTATTATCCGGATGATGAAAATGCGAAAACATTTGAACTTTGCCGTGAAGAAGGGCATTCATTTGCACATTTCTTGTTTATAGAACAAGGAATGCGCTACACAAAGCCAGGAGGATATTTATTCTTCTTGGTACCTGACGCAATGTTTGGGACTAGTGACTTTGCTAAGGTGGACAAGTTTATCAAGAAAAACGGTCATATTGAGGGAATTATTAAATTGCCTGAAACACTGTTTAAGTCTGAACAAGCACGAAAAAGCATCTTGATTTTACAAAAAGCGGATGAAGATGTAAAGCCGCCAAAAGAAGTTTTACTAGCCAATCTCTCCTCGCTAACAGATCCGAGCGTAACTGCACCGATTTTAGCTGAAATAGAGAACTGGTTCAAGAGGAAACAATAA